From Streptomyces chrestomyceticus JCM 4735, one genomic window encodes:
- a CDS encoding EGFR-like transmembrane domain-containing protein, with product MRLPRSRSARLLGALALAGTVTGLGAAPAQAQEYRYWSFWDGPAAGAPASGDGGWSYATEGPATSRPRDGAVAGFRFTVSADSAAAGKPRRAADFAAICGQTPAQDGTKRVGLVLDFGTKAEAAAGENPPPVRTECARLPEDGTVGDALAAVAKPLRYDANALLCAIAGYPKAGCADKASGAASGSASASGVPDPGASDGASAAGKQADDDASGGPSAGLIGGLAVLVVLGAAAGWQARRRRG from the coding sequence ATGCGCCTGCCGCGGTCCCGCTCCGCCCGCCTCCTCGGCGCCCTGGCCCTGGCCGGTACGGTCACGGGCCTGGGCGCGGCGCCCGCCCAGGCGCAGGAGTACCGCTACTGGTCCTTCTGGGACGGGCCCGCCGCCGGCGCCCCGGCCTCCGGGGACGGCGGCTGGTCGTACGCGACCGAGGGGCCGGCCACCAGCCGCCCCCGGGACGGCGCCGTGGCGGGCTTCCGTTTCACCGTCAGCGCCGACTCGGCGGCGGCCGGCAAGCCGCGCCGGGCCGCGGACTTCGCCGCGATCTGCGGGCAGACGCCCGCGCAGGACGGCACCAAGCGCGTCGGCCTGGTCCTCGACTTCGGCACGAAGGCGGAGGCGGCGGCCGGGGAGAACCCGCCACCGGTCCGTACGGAGTGCGCCCGGCTGCCCGAGGACGGGACGGTCGGTGACGCGCTGGCGGCCGTCGCCAAGCCGCTGCGGTACGACGCGAACGCGCTGCTGTGCGCGATCGCCGGATATCCGAAGGCGGGGTGCGCGGACAAGGCTTCCGGTGCTGCTTCCGGTTCCGCTTCCGCCTCCGGCGTGCCGGACCCGGGTGCTTCCGACGGCGCGTCCGCCGCCGGGAAGCAGGCGGACGACGACGCTTCGGGCGGCCCCTCCGCCGGACTGATCGGTGGCCTCGCCGTCCTGGTCGTCCTGGGCGCGGCGGCCGGGTGGCAGGCTCGCCGCCGCCGCGGATGA